The genomic window CCGCCAAAGTATTCACACCTGCTAATTTTTACATCCTGCAAGATGATTTGCACAAGATGGGTCAGCTGGAGATATTTGAGACACTCGTGGGAATTGAGCGTCAGACATATATGGTGACATGGAAGGATAACCACAAGTTCATGTACAATGTTGTTTATGAACCAGGTAACTCAGAAGAAACTATAACATGCAGTTGTCTTAGGATGGTTCGGAAAAGGCCTGCCATGCAAACGCATTCTTTTTGTTCTCCATCATCTGAGCAtaactgaaataccaaagtgttgtgtCCTTCATCGGTTGTCAAAAAATGCGAGAGATGGATTGCCTGTGCAGCGGAAGAGTGATATGTTTGGATGGGGTTGGTCAGGGCCATTAGAGAGAGACCGGTATAGTCAAATAAGCATAAAAACCGCAGAGCCAGCTCATGTTGCAGCAAATGATCCTTCTTGTTTGACGAGTTGATGAAGTGTCTGGACAACATAATAGCGCAGAAAAATATACCAGAGGAGGAACTTATAGGAAGTAGAAGGTATGCTAAGCTTAAGAAGGAGGCAAGTCaagcgcaacaagttgagcttggtATTGGTGATCCTGAGAAAGTTTCGATGAAGGGTGCACCTAAGAAGGGGCGGTCAAAGGGGGGCCCCGATGTTACAAAGAATGGTAGGCCAAAAGATTTTACAGAGAAAAAAAGTGGTCCTTTTTGCAGTCTGTGTAGTCTACCAGGTCATAACAAGGCTACATGTCGAAAGAACTAGAAGTAAGATGCTACCTTCTTATTTTTTGTTATGTTAGTACTTCGGTTTTACAAACTATATTTTCTCACCCATATTTTTATGTTATGTTCAGGAATTGGGTGTAGAGAAGCATCTTGCTATGTTGGAAGAATAAAAATGGTCGCATGAGTCTAGTCCGAATAAACTATGTTGTTTCTTGTTCGTACTTGTGTGGCAGAAAACTTTATGTCTCGATTTGTTTATGTGTGATGAAAATATTTATGTGAACATATGTGATATGACACATCATATTTGTTTAATGAATTGCCATCTTATTTGTACTGCTATGTGAAAGAGTTCACAGTTTTAATATGCTGCGTTTTTGTTACTGTACCTGTTGCAAAAAACATGGCCGACCGTCGTTGTGCAAAAAACATAGCCGACCGTCGTTCTGCAAAAAAATGCCCGACCGGCAGCTGGACCGCAAGTTGGGATATATTCCCAACCCAAATCATGCCAACGAGGCGACTCGGGAGGTCCATATAAAGCCCAACAAGGGCCCAGCAGCCGGGTCCAACGGGGCGGCGATTTCAAGCAGTACTAGCAGAGGAGTTCGACCTGTGTAGCACGCCGGCATATTTAAGCTGGTCCTCACCCCCGTCagcttccgaggtgggactaaactccttCGTCGGGCGCGCGAGGCGACGGTGACTGGGCCGGGGAGGGGCGAGGTTGGGCCTGTCATACTGGGCCGACATGGGCCGGGCGGCGACGTTGCAGAAATGGAGCCTCGTCAGCGTTGCCTCGACCGCATCGCcttatttagtcccacctcgccaacggcAGGGCGCAccgaccggcttaaatagccgcgtcGGCTGTTTCTCTCGAACTCCTCTGTTACAAGCTCCTTGTCAGCCCCGTTGGCCTGCATTTATATGTGCATCTAAGAGCCAACAAACGGCGGCTGGCATTATCATCACATAATAATATTGCACATAAAGCCAGCCGTCTGCCTCCATTTATATGAAACTCTACGAGCCAGCAGATGGCGGCATCATCATCACATAAGCATATAGCACATAGCAGGTTAACATATATAGTTGGAAAATAAATATTGTAGCTAGTACCGACGACGGCACCTTTATTTCGTTGCGGACGTGCATAATCATACCCATTACAATAAGAAATGTCATAATATCAAAATTGTTCCTAGTGCCGTGAACGGCACGTTTATTTAGTTGCGATAATAAGAAAAAGAATGCCCTCGTAGCCAAAAACCCATCAACAAACTAATTCTTGTCcatgatcttcaaaatcttctCTTTCACAGTTTCCATCGTGTTGCACTCTGAAAAAAGTATTTCAGCTAGAATGCGTCCCCTTGAAGCATTGACCTCAGGTTGATCAAAGTCAAATATCCATTCATCTCCGTTCCAGTTTTGAATGCATTTCACCACAAACAGACCACAAGAAACTCTGTAAAAAACCTCAAGTCAGACATTGCTGTGTAAGAGAAGTACTTAGAACTTAAACAGTTGAACATACCCATCCTTTTGTAACGGCATATCGTACTCATTTATTGGCCACGAAGATACGTCTGGATGTTCCAGTTGTACAAGGGAGTTCACCTCCAACGTATCTTTAGCTATTTCTGCCCTCTGAAATATAAATGTGAAGTTCATATGAAGTACATAACTAATTGCTCCTATCTATCTTGTTACATGTAAAGAAAGAAGCTTACCAGCTGCCTTATTTTTTTAAGAACTGCCTTGCTGCATTTACCAGTAGAATTTAAAACTTGAAACTCTTTTTTCTTGTTGTGCATGAGAAATGTTATCCAGTGTTTTTCTTCCACATGAAAAGGAAAGTATGCCTACAACAAAGTTTAGTCAAGTTCTTGGACACACAAATAGTTATGTACTACGAAGGATCATACAAAAGTGAAATACCTTATCTCTAATGAAATACTCCTCATTAACTCTAGACACCATTTTAGTTTGGTTTGTGAAATGCTCCATAAAATGGTGCTTAGAGTTCTTAACCTTTCCTTCAGCACGAAGAATAAGCCAGTGTGACACCCAAGATGATAAAATGTGACGGTCAGGACGAGGATTATGGGTCTGCATATGGTTGCAATAACTATTGATGACCTGAAAATAACATAACAGCAATACTCCtcttagaaaaaaataaatatgacATGTACAACTTCATATAATTGCTATAATACTTACAGCACCATGCAACCATTTTTTCGCAATGATGGCTTGAAGCATATCAGGTGTACATGTTTCCCCAGCAATTCCTGTCATGTGCACGACAGTTTTCCTACTAAGCTTCGCCGAGTCTGATAGTGTCTTGATATAAACCTTCGCGGCCTCTATGTGATCCTCAGTAATGTAATCGGTATTAATCAGAACGTCTCTTATACCAAACAAACCTAAAATATAATCAAACAATGAGTAAATAAATTGTGCATGGAAGGACTGAAATATCTTCAAAACAAAGTACATAACACTTACTTTTCTTTGGACGTTTACGTCCACCGATCTGCTGGAAGGGTGAAAGAACGTACTTTGACTTTTTTCTCTTGCGTTTCCCATCATTCTCCTTAGTGCCACTTTCTTTCGCATTCCCATCATTCTCCTTAGTGCCACTTTCTTTCGCATTCCCATCATTCTCCTTAGTGCCACTTTCTTTCGCTTTTTTAATACGTGTGTTCAGACTATCCATACTAATCTCCTCAGATTTATCGGCGCTAGACCCGTCTAACACTGCATTTATATTCTTGGGGGTTGAAGTAACTGCTGGAAAGTCATTCGTGTCTACCGTTGCAAAAGATGGGTCGGTTGAATATTGCTCAAATTAAAACTGACAGTCGCCAAAGGAAATATCCATTGGCTAGCTCCCAGAATGAGTTAATTTAGAACTACATGCGAATTTTCTAACCAAATtaaaatgcatgacaaaaaactgATGCATATCGTAAATTAGACTGTCTATTTTATGCAAGCGGGTGACAACTACTCAGTTCTTGTAAATTTTAAGCAAATTGACGAACTACCTTTTCCCCAAATTAGAAGGAATACAGTTCTCAGTTCTCACCATGACTATAATTTGGATTGCAGCTTGCGAACTTACATTATTTGCATATGTATCGTAGTGTTAGTCACTGGTAATGGAGGAGGCCAGAAGTGGAGGAACACACAATGTCATAAGTAGGGTCTGTAGAATTAAGAAATTCAAACTGGTGGAGTTTAATGCAGTGAGGTGAAATAAGCAAAACTAATTGCTAATAGAAATGTTGAATTAAACAATAAACTTAGAATTGGTATTGTGGTAAGTTACGGTTACCAAATACGACCCTACAAAAATGGACCATGCTACCTTACTTTGAGAAGTGTGCATACAAATCCAATGTAACTGGGGTAGTGCTAATAAATAATTAAACCAAAATCATGTTTCTGCAAAAGCTAAGGAATTTTTCTGATGTAAATACATACTTTGTCGTGCCTGGAGATTCCCTGTACCAGGAAAATAAAAATTGTTGTTCCGTTTGCCTTTCATAGTTTAAGCAATCCAGAATCTTGCTCCAGCAGAAGGTTCGCTACATCATGGTGGCCTCTAATCGCCTCAGTTATCAGAGGAGTCACATTTTGATTGGCCAAACATTTTCCCAAGGGATTGATCATGGTCCAGGAGTACCTTCACAACATCTACAAGCAGTGTCAGATGTCCATCTTTCTTGCTCATTAGCTTGTGTAGGCAATGGCACACTGCAGTTATCATACAGATCAGGTAAATTTCAGCACTGCAAAACTAATATAATTCGATCCATGGAGATTGATCAAAGACCCAAAAAACCATGGCAATCAATTAATTTAGAAATCCATAAA from Triticum aestivum cultivar Chinese Spring chromosome 3B, IWGSC CS RefSeq v2.1, whole genome shotgun sequence includes these protein-coding regions:
- the LOC123068093 gene encoding ubiquitin-like-specific protease 1A; this encodes MDSLNTRIKKAKESGTKENDGNAKESGTKENDGNAKESGTKENDGKRKRKKSKYVLSPFQQIGGRKRPKKSLFGIRDVLINTDYITEDHIEAAKVYIKTLSDSAKLSRKTVVHMTGIAGETCTPDMLQAIIAKKWLHGAVINSYCNHMQTHNPRPDRHILSSWVSHWLILRAEGKVKNSKHHFMEHFTNQTKMVSRVNEEYFIRDKAYFPFHVEEKHWITFLMHNKKKEFQVLNSTGKCSKAVLKKIRQLRAEIAKDTLEVNSLVQLEHPDVSSWPINEYDMPLQKDGVSCGLFVVKCIQNWNGDEWIFDFDQPEVNASRGRILAEILFSECNTMETVKEKILKIMDKN